Proteins co-encoded in one Brassica oleracea var. oleracea cultivar TO1000 chromosome C4, BOL, whole genome shotgun sequence genomic window:
- the LOC106339079 gene encoding uncharacterized protein LOC106339079 — translation MHPHASRRDRTPRGPVPQSPNHNIAPPNAMLEIAASQPYTTVHPPRFNSFVPDAQMLFHVLGICDQLMLTTTQFLRSSPSWLPIVSQLYISLLWNFTILRNFSLASFNGRFFDITPIIPEFTSLWNASAFHINADYARQIPIPAIILDQLHHFATSDDTDSFQFQWYGNVFSQSIQEYEPHGPQLCGSLFSTPQQTASARAFWSSVFVGATRVNAAGETAPFTSILNLFGFENSQTNWFQYTCIVMHNYSKYDYGSVPLSSILPTELGAVAVRGAPSINEATRSFLYPTDAEIEPFTSSRFNPRRQIPLAMSVTFKHCENDGLGEEVERYAIVAHTNLRWPLENGDQNEWTRVNSCVTHRGDVWSLMCHRFSNPVVSLHLQLGQVLVSRYHLHELYLIY, via the exons ATGCATCCACATGCTTCCCGCCGCGACCGGACACCCCGAGGACCAGTTCCTCAAAGCCCTAATCACAACATAGCTCCTCCCAACGCCATGCTCGAGATTGCTGCCTCTCAACCTTACACCACCGTCCACCCTCCCCGCTTCAACTCTTTCGTCCCCGACGCTCAAATGCTATTCCACGTCCTCGGAATCTGCGACCAGCTAATGCTCACCACCACCCAGTTTCTCCGATCTTCTCCTTCCTGGCTCCCGATCGTCTCACAGCTCTACATCTCTCTCCTCTGGAACTTCACCATCCTTCGCAACTTC TCCTTAGCCTCCTTTAACGGCCGCTTCTTCGACATCACTCCGATCATCCCCGAGTTCACATCCTTATGGAACGCTTCAGCGTTTCATATAAACGCTGATTACGCTAGACAGATCCCTATACCAGCCATAATCCTCGACCAGCTTCACCACTTCGCCACCAGCGACGACACTGACAGCTTTCAGTTTCAATGGTACGGTAACGTCTTCTCTCAAAGCATTCAAGAATACGAACCGCATGGTCCACAACTCTGCGGTTCACTATTCTCCACACCTCAGCAAACCGCCTCTGCTCGCGCCTTCTGGAGCTCCGTCTTCGTCGGTGCGACACGTGTCAACGCCGCCGGTGAAACCGCTCCATTCACTTCGATTCTAAACCTCTTCGGTTTCGAGAATTCTCAAACCAACTGGTTCCAGTACACATGCATTGTCATGCATAACTATTCAAAGTACGACTACGGTTCTGTCCCCTTGAGCTCGATTCTCCCGACCGAACTCGGTGCTGTCGCCGTAAGAGGCGCCCCTTCGATCAACGAAGCAACTCGAAGCTTTCTCTACCCAACCGACGCCGAGATCGAGCCGTTCACTTCGTCGAGATTCAATCCTCGCCGTCAAATACCGTTAGCAATGTCAGTCACTTTTAAGCATTGTGAAAATGACGGGCTTGGTGAAGAAGTCGAACGTTATGCTATTGTGGCTCACACTAACCTTCGGTGGCCTCTTGAGAATGGTGATCAGAACGAGTGGACTCGCGTTAACTCGTGTGTAACTCATAGAGGAGATGTTTGGTCGTTAATGTGCCATCGTTTCTCAAACCCAGTAGTCAGTCTTCACTTGCAATTAGGTCAAGTCCTCGTTTCACGCTATCATTTGCACGAGCTTTATCTTATATATTAA
- the LOC106337642 gene encoding probable tyrosine-protein phosphatase At1g05000, giving the protein MKLIEKTMNKSIKEEEKDDGSKIFQTIEVAKVDHRSNVSPPPSAGTTTPLVEVSTGDELSLLPPLNFAMVDNGIFRSGFPDSTNFSFLKTLGLRSIISLCPEAYPENNMQFLKFNGIKLFQFGIKGSKCLPGLENEVWLHLRKHQKEGSYTNGNSKTTEPFVNISDYKIREALKVLLDEKNHPLLIHCNRGKHRTGCLVGCMRKLQKWCLTSIFDEYKRFAAAKARISDQMFMDLFDVSSFKNTPMSFSCSSS; this is encoded by the exons ATGAAACTGATTGAGAAGACGATGAACAAGTCTATCAAGGAGGAGGAGAAAGATGATGGAAGCAAAATCTTCCAGACGATCGAAGTAGCTAAGGTTGACCACCGGAGCAACGTATCTCCGCCGCCGTCGGCTGGTACCACCACACCATTGGTAGAAGTTTCCACCGGCGACGAGCTTAGCCTGCTTCCTCCGTTGAACTTTGCGATGGTCGATAACGGTATCTTCCGGTCTGGATTCCCGGACTCGACCAACTTCTCCTTCCTCAAGACTCTTGGCCTTCGCTCAATCAT ATCGTTGTGTCCAGAGGCGTATCCTGAGAACAACATGCAGTTCCTCAAATTCAATGGGATTAAGCTTTTCCAGTTTGGCATTAAAGGCTCTAAG TGTCTCCCAGGATTGGAGAACGAGGTTTGGTTGCATCTTCGGAAGCATCAGAAAGAGGGTTCCTATACAAATGGAAATTCCAAAACTACG GAGCCATTTGTAAATATCTCAGATTATAAAATCCGTGAAGCACTTAAAGTCCTTCTTG ATGAGAAGAACCATCCACTTTTGATTCATTGCAATCGAGGAAAG CATAGGACAGGGTGTCTTGTTGGGTGCATGAGGAAACTCCAGAAATGGTGCTTGACATCGATCTTCGATGAGTACAAGCGATTTGCAGCGGCTAAAGCTAGAATATCAGATCAAATGTTCATGGATTTATTCGATGTTTCGAGTTTCAAAAACACTCCAATGTCTTTCTCTTGCTCCAGTAGTTAG